From a single Brassica napus cultivar Da-Ae chromosome C9, Da-Ae, whole genome shotgun sequence genomic region:
- the LOC106417148 gene encoding uncharacterized protein LOC106417148 codes for MVHSGTDDSSRVHGCASGCWRIIGRAVVLRSNLGQKILGIKRILKFCEQRKPREYRRQASVGDGRIHTSKRLGKGGIGTKSWKSTIPKEQLSLPVYGVALASVERQDRYYADTIMKSWGPKWPTYATNDVYSKFPSDLVDFKDPKSSTNGYCFYVNKFDAGGETCEWLMTPQDEDRMIYSKVTGKIVGKVRTFTCLESVSREEEMVSWVMEEYSVLMNMKKGKVICVIKQGRYNR; via the exons ATGGTTCATTCCGGAACCGATGATTCTAGCAGAGTCCATGGATGTGCATCTGGTTGCTGGAGGATCATAGGTAGAGCTGTAGTGTTAAGATCGAATCTTGGGCAGAAAATTCTAGGAATCAAGAGGATTCTCAAGTTCTGCGAACAGCGAAAGCCTAGAGAGTACAGGCGTCAGGCGAGTGTGGGTGATGGAAGAATACACACTTCCAAAAGATTGGGGAAAGGAGGAAT AGGTACTAAGTCATGGAAGAGTACTATCCCTAAAGAACAGCTCAGCTTGCCCGTTTATGGAGTCGCTTTGGCTTCTGTAGAGAGGCAAGATCGTTATTATGCAGATACTATCATGAAATCTTGGGGACCGAAATGGCCAACCTACGCCACCAACGACGTCTACTCAAAGTTCCCTTCAGATCTTGTCGACTTTAAAGATCCCAAGTCCTCTACAAACGGATATTGTTTCTATGTCAACAAGTTTGATGCTGGTGGTGAGACATGTGAGTGGCTGATGACCCCGCAAGATGAAGATAGGATGATCTATTCTAAGGTAACCGGGAAGATCGTGGGAAAGGTGAGGACTTTTACTTGTTTGGAATCAGttagtagagaagaagaaatggttAGTTGGGTGATGGAGGAGTATTCAGTATTGATGAATATGAAGAAGGGGAAAGTAATCTGTGTAATCAAGCAAGGACGTTATAACAGATAG